The following are encoded together in the Terriglobia bacterium genome:
- a CDS encoding AMP-binding protein — MSSPGTIHEGAQPRQPMLVRLVIALPNWGLRVLLWVLSRIVYRIRVLGKENIPRKGGALLVSNHMSFVDVVLISAAANRPIRFLMFRDVYDSPFIKPFALLMRAIPIPTELRPRDLIESFRVASAAIRAGELVCVFAEGQITRTGSMLPFRKGMERIIRGVDAPIIPVNLHGVWGSIFSYERERFLWKAPRRMPYPVTVSFGKWLPSTASASEVRTAVQELHAAAFEADRAADRTLDRVLVRTARRYPWRFCMGDARFPKVSFADMLLKLIFVTRRLRAHWKDQEMVGVLLPPSAGGALVNFAATLLGKVPVNLNYTASTEVLESCAQQCKLQTVITSKLFMEKLAAINKIEVPAHTVYLEDVLANPKTKEKLAALFIAFFLPYALMKRVLGATKRTTNDLATVIFSSGSTGDPKGVMLTHHNVLANIRQMTQVFSFTSEDKLLGILPFFHAFGFTVTLWLTATYGVGVVYHPSPLDAQIIGEMTRKYKATFLIATPTFLQAYMRRIPREDFASLRCVLVGAEKLSERVARAFEDTFGVRPLEGYGCTECSPVVAVNIFDFRGPGIVQRGARPGTIGQPLPGVSIRIVDPDSGAALSANTPGMLLVRGPNVMQGYLGRPEKTAEVLRDGWYTTGDIAAVAEDGFLTITDRLSRFSKIAGEMVPHVKVEETLHELADTAEQIFVVSAVPDEKKGERLIVLHVLSEDQLAPILQKLAESDLPALWKPRKDQFFRVDTLPYLGTGKLDLRALKTRANEVVMPVAG; from the coding sequence ATGTCCTCTCCTGGAACCATCCACGAAGGCGCGCAGCCCCGGCAACCCATGCTGGTCCGGTTGGTTATTGCGCTGCCCAACTGGGGACTGCGCGTTCTGCTGTGGGTGCTGAGCCGCATCGTCTATCGCATCAGGGTCCTGGGCAAAGAGAACATCCCGCGCAAGGGCGGCGCGCTGCTGGTGTCGAACCACATGTCATTTGTGGATGTGGTACTCATCAGCGCGGCAGCCAACCGTCCCATTCGTTTTCTGATGTTCCGCGACGTCTATGACAGCCCCTTCATCAAACCGTTTGCGCTGCTGATGCGGGCGATTCCCATCCCCACTGAACTGCGCCCGCGGGACCTGATCGAGTCCTTCCGCGTGGCCAGTGCCGCCATCCGCGCCGGCGAACTGGTCTGCGTGTTCGCCGAAGGCCAGATCACGCGCACCGGCTCCATGCTACCTTTCCGCAAAGGCATGGAGCGGATCATCCGCGGCGTGGACGCGCCTATCATCCCGGTGAACCTGCACGGCGTGTGGGGAAGCATCTTCAGTTACGAGCGTGAGCGTTTTCTGTGGAAAGCCCCGCGGCGCATGCCGTATCCGGTGACGGTCAGCTTTGGCAAGTGGCTGCCTTCCACGGCGAGCGCGTCAGAGGTTCGGACGGCGGTGCAGGAACTGCATGCCGCGGCCTTTGAGGCCGATCGCGCGGCCGATCGCACGCTCGACCGCGTGCTGGTGCGCACCGCGCGCCGCTATCCGTGGCGTTTCTGTATGGGCGACGCGCGCTTCCCCAAAGTCAGCTTCGCTGACATGCTGCTCAAACTGATCTTCGTGACCCGGCGTCTGCGCGCACACTGGAAAGACCAGGAGATGGTGGGCGTGCTGTTGCCGCCGTCGGCCGGCGGCGCGCTGGTGAATTTCGCGGCCACGCTGCTGGGTAAAGTTCCAGTGAATTTGAATTACACCGCCAGCACTGAGGTGCTGGAATCCTGCGCGCAGCAGTGCAAGCTGCAAACGGTGATTACTTCCAAGCTGTTCATGGAGAAGCTGGCGGCCATCAACAAGATTGAAGTTCCCGCGCACACGGTGTATCTGGAAGACGTGCTGGCCAATCCTAAGACCAAGGAAAAGCTGGCGGCGCTGTTCATCGCCTTCTTCCTGCCGTATGCCCTGATGAAGCGCGTGCTGGGCGCGACGAAGCGCACCACCAACGATCTGGCCACCGTCATCTTTTCCAGCGGCAGCACGGGCGATCCCAAGGGCGTGATGCTCACCCATCACAACGTGCTGGCCAACATCCGCCAGATGACCCAGGTGTTCTCGTTCACCAGTGAAGACAAGCTGCTGGGCATACTGCCGTTCTTCCACGCGTTTGGCTTCACCGTAACCCTGTGGCTCACGGCGACCTACGGCGTAGGCGTGGTCTACCATCCCAGCCCGCTGGACGCGCAGATCATCGGCGAGATGACGCGCAAGTACAAAGCCACGTTCCTCATCGCCACGCCGACTTTTTTGCAGGCGTACATGCGCCGCATTCCGCGCGAAGACTTTGCCAGCCTGCGCTGCGTGCTGGTGGGAGCGGAAAAGCTATCGGAGCGCGTGGCGCGAGCCTTTGAGGACACGTTCGGCGTCCGGCCGCTGGAAGGTTACGGGTGCACCGAATGCTCGCCCGTGGTGGCGGTCAATATCTTTGATTTTCGCGGGCCGGGCATCGTGCAGCGCGGCGCGCGCCCGGGGACCATTGGCCAGCCGCTGCCCGGCGTGAGCATCCGCATTGTTGATCCAGATAGCGGCGCGGCGCTTTCGGCGAACACTCCGGGCATGCTGCTGGTACGCGGGCCCAACGTAATGCAGGGTTACCTAGGACGGCCGGAGAAGACGGCGGAAGTACTGCGCGACGGCTGGTACACCACTGGCGACATTGCCGCTGTCGCCGAAGACGGCTTCTTGACCATCACTGACCGGCTCAGCCGCTTCAGCAAGATCGCCGGCGAAATGGTCCCGCACGTGAAAGTGGAAGAGACGCTGCACGAACTGGCGGACACAGCGGAGCAGATTTTCGTAGTTTCCGCCGTGCCGGACGAGAAAAAAGGCGAGCGGCTGATCGTTTTGCACGTTCTCAGCGAAGACCAACTGGCGCCAATCCTGCAGAAGCTTGCGGAGTCCGACCTGCCGGCGCTGTGGAAGCCGCGCAAAGACCAGTTCTTCCGCGTGGACACCCTGCCCTACCTGGGCACCGGAAAGCTCGATCTGCGCGCATTGAAGACGCGAGCCAATGAAGTGGTGATGCCAGTCGCCGGGTGA
- a CDS encoding type II toxin-antitoxin system VapC family toxin, with product MILLDTHALVWAVAERKRLSHAAHAAILQAQKMDGVAIASISLWELAMLIARGRIQAFGTVDASVRLLTEGVVIKPITPEVAALAAQFPADFPADPADRLIGATAVAEGMSLVTRDARLRASPLLRTIW from the coding sequence GTGATCCTGCTGGATACTCATGCGTTGGTGTGGGCCGTCGCTGAGCGGAAGCGTCTGTCCCATGCCGCCCACGCCGCCATCTTGCAGGCGCAAAAAATGGATGGCGTGGCCATTGCCTCCATTTCGCTGTGGGAACTGGCCATGCTCATTGCACGCGGTAGGATTCAAGCTTTTGGCACGGTGGATGCCTCGGTCCGGCTGCTGACCGAAGGGGTGGTCATCAAGCCGATCACGCCCGAAGTCGCAGCGCTGGCAGCTCAATTTCCCGCGGATTTTCCCGCCGATCCCGCCGACCGGTTGATTGGCGCGACCGCCGTGGCGGAAGGAATGTCTTTGGTCACCCGCGACGCGAGATTACGTGCCAGCCCGTTGCTGCGCACCATCTGGTAA
- a CDS encoding type II toxin-antitoxin system Phd/YefM family antitoxin: MKKMPAGEFKARCLAVMDSVQRTKETVLITKRGRAVAKLIPADDTPAPFLGRLEGTVKITGDIESPVVPAETWDALR; encoded by the coding sequence ATGAAGAAGATGCCTGCCGGCGAGTTTAAGGCGCGTTGCCTGGCGGTGATGGACAGCGTGCAGAGAACCAAAGAAACCGTCTTGATCACCAAGCGCGGACGGGCCGTGGCCAAATTGATCCCAGCCGACGACACTCCCGCGCCCTTTCTTGGACGATTGGAAGGGACCGTGAAAATTACCGGGGACATTGAATCGCCGGTTGTGCCCGCGGAAACCTGGGACGCGCTGCGGTGA